GAGATAGGCGGCAAGCGTCGAGGGAGGCCGCGAATAATGCAGGGGAACAGTGCGGCAGGTGAGCGGCCTGATAGCATGGATGGCGCACAGATCGTCGACGAGATGGGGGCAGCGCTTCCGCCCGAAATCCTGCGCCATCGCCGAGATGGTGAGATAACGGTGCCGCTCCCGCGGATTGTCGATGGTCTTGCGGCTGGCGAAGGCGCCGAGCTGCCGCCGCTTCTCCTCCAGCGCCGGGCGCAGCGGAATCCGGCTCTGCTCGTCCCGCCACCAGGGCTGCGCCCATCCCGAACGCTCGCTGGCGGGAAGGCCGTGAACCTTGAACAGCAGCGCGATCACGAAGCGGTCGGCCAGTGCGATCGTCTCGCCCAATTCCATCTCGGGGCCGCTGTCGCAGCAGCGTCCGCAGGCGGTGCAGGCGAAATGGCGTTTGCCGGGGTCCAGAGCGGTCATGGCGGCCTGACGGATCGAGGGAGCATCCCGATTGGCCGATCAGGCGATCATCCGCAACCCGACGCCGACGCGACCCGACGCCGGCGCGACCCTGGGCCGGGCGCGCGCAGCGCCGGCGAAGGGCGGCGCGTCGCCACGCCGCCCTTCGCCGTCATCCTACTTCACCGGATGCAGCGCCATCGCATCGACATGCTTCTCGGTCTCGTCGGTCTCGTGCGCCTCGTCCATCGCGGCGAGCGCGGCCTTCACGCCGGCGGCATAGGCCGGATCGACCTTATCGAGATGGTCGGTCCAGCGATCGATGATGAATTGCGGGATGCCGTGCATCGCCCCCGCCATGTTGGCAAACAGGCGGCCCTTCTGGGCGTCGTCCATCAGCTGGAACAGCGCGCGCGGCTGGGCATAGTCCTCATTGCCCTCGCGGTGGTTCCAGCGCTTGGCGACGCCGTCGACCTCCATCGGCGGTTCGAGATAGGAGGGATCCTCCACCGGCCCGCCGAAGCTGTTGGGCTCATAATAGGCATCGACATTCTTGTTGGCCGCGAAGAAGCGCAGCAGCCCGTCCTTGTGATAATGGTTCACCGGCACCTTGGGCTGGTTGACCGGCAGCGCCTCATAATGGGCGCCGAGCCGGTGGCGATGCGCGTCGGCATAGGAGAAGATCCGTGCCTGGAGCATCTTGTCGGGCGAGAAGCTGATGCCCTTGACGATGTTGGACGGGCTGAACGCCGCCTGCTCGATCTCGGCGAAATAATTGTCCGGATTCCGGTTCAGCTCCATCTCGCCGACTTCGATCAGCGGGAAATCGGCGTGCGGCCACACCTTGGTGAGATCGAACGGATTGAACGCAGTCTCGTTCGCCTGCGCCTGCGTCATCACCTGGACGTACATCGTCCATTTCGGGAAGCGGCCGCCGTCGATCGCGCCGTACAATGCCTCCTGATAGCTTTCGCGGCTGTTGCCGATCACGGCATTGGCCTCGTCGTTGGTGTAATGCTGGTGGCCCTGCTGGGTCTTGAAGTGGAACTTCACCCACACGCGCTCGCCGGCATCGTTCCACATCGAGAAGGTGTGGCTGCCATAGCCGTTCATGTGCATCGGCGAGACCGGCAGGCCGCGATCCGAGAACAGGATCGTCACCTGGTGCAGCGATTCGGGCGACAGCGACCAGAAATCCCACATTGCGGTCGGCGAGCGCAGGTTGGTCTTGGGGTGGCGCTTCTGGGTGCGGATGAAGTCCGGGAACTTGTACGGATCGCGCACGAAGAACACCGGCGTGTTGTTGCCGACCAGATCCCAATTGCCGTCCTCGGTGTAGAATTTGATCGAGAAGCCGCGCACGTCGCGCTCGGCATCCGCCGCGCCCTGCTCGCCCGCCACGGTCGAGAAGCGGACCAGCAGATCGGTCTGCTTGCCGATCGCGTTGAACAGCTTGGCGTTGGTGTATTTGGTCACTTCGGTCGAAGTGACGGTGAGCGTGCCGAAGGCGCCCCAGCCCTTGGCATGGACGACGCGCTCGGGAATGCGCTCGCGATTCTGGTGGCTGAGCTTTTCGACCAGCTGGTAATCCTGGAGCAGCAGCGGCCCGCGCGGGCCGGCGGTCAGGCTGTTCTGGTTGTCGCCGACCGGCGCGCCGGCCGACGTGGTGAGCGTCGGGCGCTGGGCCTTGTCGGCGTCGGTGGGATGTTCGGACATGATGAGCCTCCTCTGTCGCACAATCTGGTGACAGGGGATTGGGCGCTATCGAATGATCGGTCCAATCATTTGATTGGTTCGCTGTGAACGCAAAAACCGATCACACGTCTCGGCTCAGTCGCGCTGGCCGAGCACCTGATAGGCCATCACCGCGGTGGCGATCGCGGCGTTGAGGCTGTCCGCCTTGCCGCGCATCGGCAGCTTCACATGCAGGTCGCACTCGTCCTCATAGTCCGATGGGAGCCCGCGCGCCTCGTTGCCGACCAGCAGGAAGGTGGGCGCGGCATAGGTCGGCACGCGATAGTCGGTATCGGTGCGCAGGCTGAGCGCGACCAGCTGGCCGGGGCCGGCGCGCAGCCAGGGCACGAACTCGGCCCATGTCGCCTGCGCGATCGACTGGGTGAACAGCGCGCCCATCGAGGCACGCACCGCTTCGACCGAAAAGGGATCGACGCACTCGTCGAGCAGGATCAGCCCGCCGGCGCCGACCGCATCGCCGGTGCGCAGGATGGTGCCGAGATTGCCGGGATCGCGCAGCGACTGGGCGACCATCCAGATACCCGAGGCGGAGCGGTCGATCGTGGTCAGCCTGGTATCGAACTCGGCATAGACGCCGAGCACGGTCTGCGGATTGTCCTTGCCGGAGAGCTTGTGGAGGATGTCCACATTGGTCTCGATCGCCTCGCCGCCGGCCGCCTCGCAGGCATAAGCGAGGCGGCGAACCATCATGTGGTTCTCCATCTCGGCGGTGTAGAAGATATAGAGCGGCAGGTGGCCCGCTTCCTCGGCCTCGGCGAGGATGCGCAGCCCTTCGGCGATGAACAGGCCCTCCTCGCGGCGATGGCGCTTCTCGCGCAGGTTGCGCACGCGCTTGACGAGGGGATTGGAGAAGGCGGTGATTTCGCGGGGCATGGGAAACTCTTACGCTTCGTTCGTCCTGAGCATAGTCGCAGGACGTGCGGCCGGCGCCGCATGGAGGGCACGTCCTTCGCCAAGCTCAGGACGAACGGGATGGCTAAGCGTATCTATTCCTCGCCGAACTTGTTCTCGACCAGTTCGACCAGCACGGCGAGCGTCTGTTCCGCGCCATCGCCCTCGGCGCTGATCGTGACATGATCGCCCTTGGCGGCGCCGAGCATCATCAGCCCCATGATCGAGGTGCCGGCGACCTTCGACCCGTCCTTCTCGACCTCGACGGCGGCGGGCTGCGCGGAGGCGAGGGTCACGAACTTGGCCGAGGCGCGGGCATGGAGGCCGCGCTTGTTGGTGATCTGGACGAGCCGGCTGTGTGGCCCGGCGCGCGTGGGCTCGGTAATGGGCTCGGTCACGCTGCGGCCTCTCCCAGCAGATCGGAGGCGACCGAGATATATTTGCGGCCGGCATCGCGCGCGGCGGCGACGGCGGCCTTGATCTTCATCGTGCGGCGCGCGGAGGCGAGGCGGATCAGCATCGGCAGGTTGATCCCGGCGATCACCTCCACGCTCTCCGATTTCATCAGCGAGATAGCGAGGTTCGAGGGTGTGCCGCCGAACAGGTCGGTCAGCACGATCACGCCATCGCCACTGTCGACGGCGGTGATGGCGGCGGCGATATCGTTTCGTCGGCCTTCCATGTCATCCTCCGGCCCGATGCAGATCGGCACGATCGCCTCCTGCGGACCCACCACATGCTCCATCGCGGTCACGAACTCCGCCGCAAGACGTCCATGCGTCACCAGCACCAAACCGATCATCGATCCACCCGAGTTTGGCCTTTCCCTGGGGTCACCCTTCGCTCCCGCGCGTCCAGCTCTTAGTGTCGGGCCAGATCGCGATGCACGATGGTGGGCGAAAAACCGCGTTCGCGCAACCGGCTGCCTATGGTTTCGGCAACATGGACCGAGCGATGCCTGCCGCCTGTGCAGCCGAACGCGATGGTGACATAGCTCTTTCCCTCGGCAGCGTAGCGCGGGAGCAACAGCGCGAGCAGCCCGTCGATCCGTTCGATCGCTTCGGGATAAGCGGGGTCGGCGGCGACGTAATCGGCGACGGGGGCCTGCTGGCCGGTCATCGGCTTGAGCTCGGGCACCCAGTGCGGATTGCGCAGGAAGCGCATGTCGAGCACCAGATCGGCGTTGCGCGGCACGCCGCGGGCGAAGCCGAACGACATGATCGCCAGCGTCGTGCCGGTTTCCGGCGTGGCGAAGCGGGCGCGCAGTTCCTGCTGGAGCGTGTTGGTGCTGCTGTCGGTGGTGTCGATCAGATGATCGGCGATGGCGCGCAGCGGATGGAGCAGCTCGCGCTCGCGGGCGATGCCGTCCTCGATCGGCCGATCGAGCGCCAGCGGATGGCGGCGGCGAGTTTCCGAAAAACGGCGGACCAGCTCGGAATCGGCGCAATCGAGGACCAGCAGCCCGACATCGTCGCCCTGCTCGTGGCGTCTGGCGATGCGCGCCACCATGCGATCGGGGTCGAAGCCCCGCGTCCGGCTGTCCACCACCACGGCGAGCGGCCGATCCTCGCCGTCCGCACCCATCTGGCCCGGCGCATCGAGCAGCCGGTCGAGCAGCATCAGCGGCAGGTTGTCGACCACCTCCCAGCCGAGATCCTCCAGCGTGCGAACGGCGGTGGACTTGCCGGCGCCGGACATGCCGGTGACGATCATCAGCCGGCGGTGGCGGCCATCCTCGCTCATCGCGGCAGGACCATCTGGGTCAGGGTCTGCGCGGGCAGGGGCTGCTGGAGCGGGGGCGGGGGCGGCATCTGGATCTGGGTCTGGGCCTTCAGCAGCAGCTCGACCTTGATCGGGGCGGAGGGCTCCAGCGCGGCCAGCGACGCCACCGGCACGTCACGCCCCGCCAGCCGCCGGGTCGCGGCGTCCGGCATCCGCGCCACCATCGATTCGAGATCGATCATCAGCGCGACCTCGGCCTCGGCGAGGTGCGGCATCTCGACGATGCCGATGCCGCGGACCTCGATCTTGCCGGCCAGCCGTGCCGGCGGCGTGGCGAAGAGGCGGCCGTCGCGGCGGCGAATCTCGGTATAATCGTCGGACACCAAGGCCGCGCCGCGATCGATCAGGCGCAGGGCGAGATCGGATTTGCCGGAACCGGAGCGGCCGGACAGCAGCACCGCCCGTCCTCCGATCGCGACGCAGGAGGCGTGGACGAGATCGGAGGAAAGCTCGCTCATGGCTCGGATGCCCTCGGCAAGGTGATCAGGAAATGCGCGCCGCTGCGCCCGTCCGATCGGTCGCGCACCTCGATGGTGCCGTCATGACCGTCGGCGATCGCCTTGGCGATGGCGAGGCCGAGGCCGGAATGGCGTTCCGGCGCCTCGTCGTCGGGGCGATCGGTGTGGAAGCGGCGGAAGATGTTGTCGCGCTTGTCGGGCGATACGCCGGGGCCTTCGTCCTCGATCGCGATCAGCACGATATCCTCGATGCCGATCGCACTGACCTCGACGAGGCCGCCGGGCGGCGAGAAGGAGACGGCGTTGTCGATCACATTGTCGATCATGCGCGCCAATCGTGAAGGATCGCCGAACACCACCGTGGTATCGAGATAGGGCCGCGCGAAGGCGACGCGGACGTCACCGTTGCGGCCACGCTCGTCGCGCGCGCCGACCATGCGCTCGATCATCGGGCCGAGATCGATCGCCTCGAAATGCGCGCGGGACAATTCGCCGTCGAGCCGGGAGATTTCGGCGACGTCGGTGATCAGGCGATCGAGGCGGATCACGTCATCGCGCACGATATCGAGCAACCGGGCCTGCAACGCCTCGTCCTTGACCACGCCGAGGCTGTCGACCGCCGATCGCAGCGAGGCGAGCGGGTTCTTGAGTTCGTGGCTGACATCGGCGGCGAACGCCTCCACCGCGTCGATCCGGCGGCGCAGCGCCTGGCTCATGTCGGAGAGCGCGCGGGCGAGCAGGCCGATCTCGTCGCGGCGCGAGGGCAGGCGGGGCACCACCACCTCGCGGGCGCGCCCCAGGCGGACGCGGTGCGCCGCCAGCGCCAGCCGGCGCAGCGGCCGTGCGATCGTGCGGGCGAGGAACAGCGAGAGCAGCACCGAGACGATCAGCACGCCGCCGATCACCATGCCGATGGCGAAGCGCTCGGCGCGGACGATGCGGGTGATGTCGCGGACATTATTGGTGGTCAGCAGGGTGCCGACCCCCGGCACGAACACCGCCGCGGACAAGACCGGCGTGCGATCGGGCGCATTGCGCCGCATCGAATAGACCCGGCTGGGATTCGCCGCCGCCAGCTTCGCCTCCGGCCAGGCATTGCGGCTGTCGATCGCCGGCTCCTCGAAATAGGGCACCAGATCCGCACCGACGATATGATCGAAGATCTTGTCCATGAAGCGGGCGACATGCTTCTGCCAGGGCTGGGTATGGGGATCGATCAGCTGGTAGGTGATCGGGCCCTGGCGCCAGCTGTCCAGCGACGGCGCGCCGGAGGCATCGTAGATCCGCACCCGCTCGCCTTCGATCCCGGCCAGCTTGGTGGCGAGCCGCGCGCGCGCGGCGGGCGGCACCGCGGCGATCGCGCTGCCGATCATCTGGGCATCGTCCTGCGCCTGCTCGATGCGCTCTTCGGCGACGCGGGCGCGGTAGCTGTCCAGATAGAAGAAGCTGCCCGCCAGCATCGCCACCGCGAAGACGTTGACCGCTAGGATGCGGCTGGTCAGCGACCAGCGCGCCGACCAGTTCAGCGGATTGTCATCGGGATCGGCGCGCCTTGCGGGCGAACAGTCACTCCTCGCCAAAACGGTATCCCACGCCATAGAGGGTCTCGATCGCCTTGAACTGCGGATCGACCTGCCGGAATTTGCGGCGCAGGCGCTTGATGTGGCTGTCGATCGTGCGATCGTCGACATAGACATCGTCCTGATAGGCGGCATCCATCAGCTGGTCGCGCGATTTGACGAAGCCGGGGCGCTGGGCGAGCGCCTCCAGGATCATGAATTCGGTGACGGTCAGCACCACGTCCTCGCCGCCCCAGCGCACCTTGTGGCGGGCCGGGTCCATGTCGAGCCGGCCGCGCACCAGGCGTTCGGCCGGCGGCTGTTCCTCGTCCTGCGGTGCCGCGCGGGCATCGGTGCGGCGCAGGATCGCGCGGATGCGGGCGATCAGCAGGCGGAGCGAGAAGGGCTTGGCGATATAATCGTCGGCGCCCATGGCGAGGCCCAGCGCCTCGTCCAGCTCGTCATCCTTGCTGGTCAGGAAGATCACCGGCACCTGGCTCTTCTCGCGCAGCCGGCGCAGCACCTCCATCCCATCCATCCGCGGCATCTTGATGTCGAGCACGACGAGATCCGGGCCATTCTCCAGAAACGCCTTCAGCGCGGCTTCGCCGTCCGAATAGATGCGCACGGCGAAGCCCTCGGCCTGCAGCGCGATGGACACCGAGGTCAGGATGTTGCGGTCGTCATCGACGAGAGCGATCGAGGCGGACATTCGCGTCCACTAGCAGAGCGAAACGTGATGGGGAATGAAGCCTGGGGCTCGCCGTCATGCGATGTGACGGTTCGTCCAGCGCAGGAACATCTCCGGCCACAGCGAACCGGGGTTGGTATCGGGCAGATGCAGCCCGAAACCATGGCCGCCATGCTCGATCAGATGGGCTTCCACCGGCACGCCGGCCTTACGGCACGCCGCCATCCAGTCGATGCTGCAATCGGCCGGCACGGTGCCGTCGTCCAGCGCATGGACGAGGAAGCAGGGTGGCGTATCCTTGCCGACATGATCGACCGGGGAGCGGCGCAGCACCAGCGCGGCGGAGGGATTCGGCCCGAGCAGATTGAGGCGCGAGACGGAATGGGTCGCGAACGGCTGCATCGTCGTCACCGCATAGAGCAGCCCGACAAAGGCCGGTCTGGTCGGCAGCCGGTCGGCGGCGTCGATCGCCTCGTAGAGCGACTCGCCAGCCATGGTGGCGAGGCTGGCGGCGGCATGGCCGCCGGCCGAAAAGCCGATGACGCCGACCTTCGCCGGATCGACCTGCCAGGTCGCGGCGCGGGCGCGGACGATGCGGATC
This genomic window from Sphingomonas abietis contains:
- a CDS encoding catalase, whose protein sequence is MSEHPTDADKAQRPTLTTSAGAPVGDNQNSLTAGPRGPLLLQDYQLVEKLSHQNRERIPERVVHAKGWGAFGTLTVTSTEVTKYTNAKLFNAIGKQTDLLVRFSTVAGEQGAADAERDVRGFSIKFYTEDGNWDLVGNNTPVFFVRDPYKFPDFIRTQKRHPKTNLRSPTAMWDFWSLSPESLHQVTILFSDRGLPVSPMHMNGYGSHTFSMWNDAGERVWVKFHFKTQQGHQHYTNDEANAVIGNSRESYQEALYGAIDGGRFPKWTMYVQVMTQAQANETAFNPFDLTKVWPHADFPLIEVGEMELNRNPDNYFAEIEQAAFSPSNIVKGISFSPDKMLQARIFSYADAHRHRLGAHYEALPVNQPKVPVNHYHKDGLLRFFAANKNVDAYYEPNSFGGPVEDPSYLEPPMEVDGVAKRWNHREGNEDYAQPRALFQLMDDAQKGRLFANMAGAMHGIPQFIIDRWTDHLDKVDPAYAAGVKAALAAMDEAHETDETEKHVDAMALHPVK
- a CDS encoding response regulator transcription factor — translated: MSASIALVDDDRNILTSVSIALQAEGFAVRIYSDGEAALKAFLENGPDLVVLDIKMPRMDGMEVLRRLREKSQVPVIFLTSKDDELDEALGLAMGADDYIAKPFSLRLLIARIRAILRRTDARAAPQDEEQPPAERLVRGRLDMDPARHKVRWGGEDVVLTVTEFMILEALAQRPGFVKSRDQLMDAAYQDDVYVDDRTIDSHIKRLRRKFRQVDPQFKAIETLYGVGYRFGEE
- a CDS encoding HPr family phosphocarrier protein encodes the protein MTEPITEPTRAGPHSRLVQITNKRGLHARASAKFVTLASAQPAAVEVEKDGSKVAGTSIMGLMMLGAAKGDHVTISAEGDGAEQTLAVLVELVENKFGEE
- the rapZ gene encoding RNase adapter RapZ, with product MSEDGRHRRLMIVTGMSGAGKSTAVRTLEDLGWEVVDNLPLMLLDRLLDAPGQMGADGEDRPLAVVVDSRTRGFDPDRMVARIARRHEQGDDVGLLVLDCADSELVRRFSETRRRHPLALDRPIEDGIARERELLHPLRAIADHLIDTTDSSTNTLQQELRARFATPETGTTLAIMSFGFARGVPRNADLVLDMRFLRNPHWVPELKPMTGQQAPVADYVAADPAYPEAIERIDGLLALLLPRYAAEGKSYVTIAFGCTGGRHRSVHVAETIGSRLRERGFSPTIVHRDLARH
- a CDS encoding sensor histidine kinase codes for the protein MAWDTVLARSDCSPARRADPDDNPLNWSARWSLTSRILAVNVFAVAMLAGSFFYLDSYRARVAEERIEQAQDDAQMIGSAIAAVPPAARARLATKLAGIEGERVRIYDASGAPSLDSWRQGPITYQLIDPHTQPWQKHVARFMDKIFDHIVGADLVPYFEEPAIDSRNAWPEAKLAAANPSRVYSMRRNAPDRTPVLSAAVFVPGVGTLLTTNNVRDITRIVRAERFAIGMVIGGVLIVSVLLSLFLARTIARPLRRLALAAHRVRLGRAREVVVPRLPSRRDEIGLLARALSDMSQALRRRIDAVEAFAADVSHELKNPLASLRSAVDSLGVVKDEALQARLLDIVRDDVIRLDRLITDVAEISRLDGELSRAHFEAIDLGPMIERMVGARDERGRNGDVRVAFARPYLDTTVVFGDPSRLARMIDNVIDNAVSFSPPGGLVEVSAIGIEDIVLIAIEDEGPGVSPDKRDNIFRRFHTDRPDDEAPERHSGLGLAIAKAIADGHDGTIEVRDRSDGRSGAHFLITLPRASEP
- a CDS encoding HPr kinase/phosphorylase translates to MSELSSDLVHASCVAIGGRAVLLSGRSGSGKSDLALRLIDRGAALVSDDYTEIRRRDGRLFATPPARLAGKIEVRGIGIVEMPHLAEAEVALMIDLESMVARMPDAATRRLAGRDVPVASLAALEPSAPIKVELLLKAQTQIQMPPPPPLQQPLPAQTLTQMVLPR
- a CDS encoding alpha/beta hydrolase; the encoded protein is MPIDRRALLGSLAVAAAPLPPLDKAAPAPPVPSSETIPLWPNFPPGSPVALPDTRLKRVPAGAHREYQLKGVAMPAIHVYRPAVANGIGLIVMPGGGYAYLSVENEGSRIADWYTRHGYTVFVLNYRLPGEGWTNRADAPLQDAQRAIRIVRARAATWQVDPAKVGVIGFSAGGHAAASLATMAGESLYEAIDAADRLPTRPAFVGLLYAVTTMQPFATHSVSRLNLLGPNPSAALVLRRSPVDHVGKDTPPCFLVHALDDGTVPADCSIDWMAACRKAGVPVEAHLIEHGGHGFGLHLPDTNPGSLWPEMFLRWTNRHIA
- a CDS encoding TrmH family RNA methyltransferase, producing the protein MPREITAFSNPLVKRVRNLREKRHRREEGLFIAEGLRILAEAEEAGHLPLYIFYTAEMENHMMVRRLAYACEAAGGEAIETNVDILHKLSGKDNPQTVLGVYAEFDTRLTTIDRSASGIWMVAQSLRDPGNLGTILRTGDAVGAGGLILLDECVDPFSVEAVRASMGALFTQSIAQATWAEFVPWLRAGPGQLVALSLRTDTDYRVPTYAAPTFLLVGNEARGLPSDYEDECDLHVKLPMRGKADSLNAAIATAVMAYQVLGQRD
- a CDS encoding PTS sugar transporter subunit IIA — its product is MIGLVLVTHGRLAAEFVTAMEHVVGPQEAIVPICIGPEDDMEGRRNDIAAAITAVDSGDGVIVLTDLFGGTPSNLAISLMKSESVEVIAGINLPMLIRLASARRTMKIKAAVAAARDAGRKYISVASDLLGEAAA